The Caproicibacterium lactatifermentans genome contains a region encoding:
- a CDS encoding ComEC/Rec2 family competence protein, whose translation MKRPLALVGFTYLLTQAVSIFLGRQAAGILGAACLLAGLLLLLLRKKRTGQDCVLPAAAFTAAAACLLFCWMSFSYEQAVQQYAGRNVLVKGMVSEEPDYSSGKAFYTLTVTSCGGSRQTPLAGKELRLSANESFSAETFDDFRGTVHLYRSGGSGYFSNRNRLLAHKTVLQGYIQTGEPYTLNTGSPPVWKRVFYSARRYLLDSVAWNLPSPENALVSGILAGEKQAIPDAVEEAFRGAGVSHLLSVSGLHMAAAAQLLLLFLSLLPLSRRGRSVLAAAGVILFMGVTCFTPSVVRSGIMYLIMLCGRCFYRRADSLNSLGFAVLLLCLFSPFAAADCSLLLSFSATLGILLWTGPVQKFVRTYSKNKVQKKLLNYFLGTLMMSLAATLFTLPVSLLAFEELSLVSPLANLLVLTPSSLMIYTGLLAVLVGACPVLGGAAAVLWKLTEWLAHYLIASTAWCASLPFAQVPTGYRFVRLWLGAALLLFGAACLLCCRRKELPLRLTALLAAVLLFANGYIWQLTNYQKYKITIAASSEGVSAILTYGRHGAVVGFGAGSYAIERILRREQVRQLDMVVLLSQSNRESQQATAVISEWNPPQVVLPPGPVLDGLLEQTLAAIHCRCFSGSRSEASLWNSVLLTYADGVTQLRMGRLSILFCGDSANPAAAGFVGTQILVCSSLPKGAAQLPSNMTILCGAPNTYKAYAPAQRGLPVVLGGEEDLVLLPEQTGAVQFRRND comes from the coding sequence ATGAAACGACCGCTTGCGTTGGTAGGTTTTACATATCTGCTGACACAGGCGGTTTCTATTTTTCTGGGAAGACAGGCGGCAGGTATCTTGGGTGCTGCCTGTCTATTAGCCGGGCTGCTGCTGTTGCTGTTGCGCAAAAAACGGACAGGGCAGGATTGTGTTCTGCCTGCGGCGGCTTTTACGGCGGCCGCTGCCTGTCTGCTCTTTTGCTGGATGAGCTTTTCATATGAGCAGGCAGTACAGCAATATGCGGGCAGAAATGTGTTGGTAAAGGGAATGGTGTCCGAAGAACCGGACTATTCTTCCGGAAAGGCGTTTTATACGCTGACGGTTACTAGCTGCGGTGGCAGTCGGCAGACACCGCTGGCTGGGAAAGAGCTGCGTCTGTCGGCGAATGAGTCGTTTTCGGCGGAAACATTTGATGATTTTCGGGGGACAGTACATTTGTATCGGTCGGGCGGCAGCGGATATTTTTCCAACCGCAACCGACTGCTGGCCCACAAAACGGTGCTGCAGGGGTATATCCAGACGGGAGAACCATATACCCTGAATACCGGTTCTCCGCCGGTTTGGAAGCGTGTGTTTTACAGTGCCCGCCGGTACCTTTTGGACAGTGTTGCATGGAATTTGCCGTCACCGGAAAATGCATTGGTCAGCGGCATATTGGCCGGCGAAAAACAAGCGATACCGGATGCAGTGGAAGAAGCCTTCCGCGGCGCGGGAGTATCCCATCTGCTAAGCGTTTCTGGGCTGCATATGGCGGCCGCAGCACAGCTTCTCCTGTTGTTTTTGTCGCTGCTTCCACTTTCCCGCAGAGGGCGCAGCGTTTTGGCCGCAGCCGGTGTCATTTTATTTATGGGCGTCACCTGTTTTACGCCTTCTGTTGTGCGCAGTGGTATTATGTACCTAATCATGCTGTGCGGCAGGTGCTTTTACCGCCGTGCGGACAGCCTTAATTCCCTTGGCTTTGCGGTACTGCTGCTGTGCCTCTTTAGCCCATTCGCTGCGGCTGACTGCAGCCTGCTGCTTAGCTTTTCGGCAACTTTGGGGATTTTGCTGTGGACAGGTCCGGTACAGAAATTTGTAAGGACATACAGCAAAAATAAAGTACAAAAGAAACTGTTGAATTATTTTCTGGGCACCCTTATGATGTCACTGGCCGCCACATTATTTACGCTTCCGGTGTCATTGCTTGCATTTGAGGAACTTTCTTTGGTTTCACCGCTGGCAAATCTGCTGGTGCTCACGCCCTCCAGTCTAATGATTTATACAGGACTGCTGGCCGTGCTGGTGGGTGCCTGTCCGGTGCTCGGCGGAGCAGCCGCTGTTTTGTGGAAGCTGACTGAATGGCTGGCACATTACCTAATTGCAAGTACGGCATGGTGTGCATCCCTGCCGTTTGCGCAGGTGCCGACCGGATATCGGTTTGTGCGGCTATGGTTGGGTGCCGCACTGTTGCTTTTTGGGGCGGCCTGTCTGCTGTGCTGCCGCCGGAAGGAGCTGCCGTTGCGTTTGACCGCATTGCTTGCGGCGGTATTGTTGTTTGCAAACGGGTACATTTGGCAGCTGACGAATTATCAAAAGTATAAAATTACGATTGCGGCCAGCAGTGAGGGCGTCAGCGCAATCTTAACGTATGGCAGGCATGGCGCGGTTGTCGGTTTTGGGGCGGGCAGCTATGCCATAGAGCGCATTTTGCGGCGGGAGCAGGTTAGGCAGCTGGACATGGTTGTTCTTTTGAGCCAGTCTAATAGGGAAAGCCAGCAGGCAACAGCGGTCATTTCAGAGTGGAACCCACCGCAGGTTGTTTTGCCGCCGGGTCCCGTCTTGGATGGCCTGTTGGAGCAAACGCTGGCAGCAATTCACTGCCGCTGTTTTTCCGGCAGCAGGTCAGAGGCCTCCCTATGGAATTCTGTACTGCTGACATACGCAGACGGCGTGACACAGCTTCGTATGGGGCGGCTGAGCATCCTTTTTTGCGGGGACAGCGCCAACCCTGCGGCGGCCGGCTTTGTCGGTACGCAGATTTTGGTGTGCAGCAGTCTGCCAAAGGGTGCGGCACAGCTGCCGTCGAATATGACTATTTTATGTGGTGCTCCCAATACATACAAGGCCTATGCGCCCGCCCAGCGGGGACTGCCGGTTGTGCTGGGCGGGGAAGAGGACCTGGTGCTGCTGCCGGAACAGACCGGCGCGGTGCAGTTTAGGAGGAATGACTGA
- a CDS encoding phosphoribosyltransferase family protein: MTIAGCERDLPICPISDTMDIAGFVMLGDVEITKASAAALLKCCPEHDVVVTAETKGIPLAYEMARQGCGRYIVARKSVKAYMRNPIHVEVNSITTDHMQELYLAEDDYKGLKDKRVLIVDDVISTGESLAAMEKLVERFDGNIVGRASVLAEGDAKDRKDIIYLEPLPMFSHEK, from the coding sequence ATGACCATCGCGGGCTGTGAGCGCGATTTGCCAATCTGCCCCATCAGCGATACCATGGACATTGCCGGATTCGTTATGCTGGGTGATGTGGAAATCACAAAGGCAAGTGCTGCTGCACTGCTGAAGTGCTGCCCGGAACATGACGTGGTGGTCACAGCGGAAACAAAGGGCATTCCGCTGGCTTATGAAATGGCCCGTCAGGGCTGCGGCCGTTACATCGTTGCACGCAAGAGCGTCAAGGCGTATATGCGCAACCCGATTCATGTGGAGGTCAATTCCATTACGACCGACCATATGCAGGAACTGTATCTGGCGGAGGACGACTATAAAGGTCTGAAGGACAAACGGGTGCTGATTGTGGACGACGTTATCAGCACCGGCGAGTCACTGGCCGCTATGGAAAAACTGGTTGAGCGCTTTGACGGCAACATTGTCGGCCGTGCTTCTGTTTTGGCGGAAGGGGACGCAAAGGACCGCAAGGATATTATTTATCTGGAGCCGCTGCCGATGTTTTCACATGAGAAATAA
- a CDS encoding histidine triad nucleotide-binding protein, giving the protein MDCVFCKIASGEIPSTRVYEDDLCVAFKDLEPQAPVHLLIIPREHIASAEEITPKNSAIVAHIFEVAAKLAKENHLDRGWRIVSNVGEEGGQSVKHLHFHLLGGRPMAWPPG; this is encoded by the coding sequence ATGGATTGCGTATTCTGCAAGATTGCTTCCGGGGAAATCCCCAGCACGCGTGTTTATGAAGATGACCTCTGCGTTGCTTTTAAAGATTTGGAGCCGCAGGCACCGGTTCATCTGCTGATTATCCCGCGGGAACACATTGCTTCTGCGGAGGAAATTACGCCGAAGAACAGCGCAATTGTTGCCCATATTTTTGAGGTAGCAGCCAAGCTGGCGAAAGAAAACCATTTGGACCGCGGCTGGCGTATTGTCAGCAATGTTGGTGAAGAAGGCGGTCAGTCCGTTAAACACCTGCATTTTCATCTGTTAGGAGGGCGCCCAATGGCGTGGCCGCCCGGCTGA
- the alaS gene encoding alanine--tRNA ligase codes for MKWMGLNEIREKYLEFFESKGHLRLPSFSLIPKDDNSLLLINSGMAPMKKYFTGEVTPPRRRVTTCQKCIRTGDIENVGITDRHGTFFEMLGNFSFGDYFKHEAIAWAWEFCTKVMEMPEDRLWVTIYLDDDEAFDIWTKEIGVSPDHIVRLGKEDNFWEHGSGPCGPCSEIYFDRGPEHGCGKPTCGVSCDCDRYVEFWNVVFSQFNCDGHGHYPPMEHPNIDTGMGLDRLACIMQNVDNMFLVDTAQNIMKTIGSIAHVEYGKDKQADISLRVITDHTRAATFMIGDGVMPSNEGRGYVLRRLLRRAARHGRLLGVHEPFLAKVAESVIHENKGAYPELEEKEAMILKLISVEEESFSRTIDQGSQLLDDIIAQNKDKVISGDDAFKLSDTYGFPIDLTKEIAAEHDMTVDEDTFQKRMQEQKERARAARKNAGADAWAGESDLLESVPETEFHGYTEKTVQAKVVAIVKDGKRAESVDAGDKIGLVLDKTTFYGESGGQVGDIGSISAEDAVLLVQDTTKNHAKNFIHHCTVQVGTIRVGDTVTAQPDWKRRESIMRNHTAAHLLQAALRRVLGTHVEQAGQLVNEEHVRFDFTHFAALTSEELQKVENMVNDIILAAVPVKVREMPIDEAKKLGAMALFGEKYGKIVRVVSAGDFSKEFCGGTHVDNTAKLGLFKVISETSAAAGVRRIEAVTGRGVSRLLNQSLSVINRTAAALKLNNAADLPEHAEQVAAQLKQTENELEKEKSKLAAQKVEHLLANAKTAGSVRVCTAKVNGADAAALRTMCDQARSSADDLVAVFAGVNGAKANLAVAVGKQALKQGAHAGKIAKAVAQLAGGNGGGKPDFAMAGARDFSKLDTALQAAAGIVADMVK; via the coding sequence ATGAAGTGGATGGGATTGAATGAAATCCGAGAAAAATATCTGGAATTTTTCGAGAGCAAGGGGCACCTGCGGCTGCCTAGCTTTTCACTGATTCCAAAAGATGATAACTCCCTGCTGCTGATTAATAGCGGCATGGCACCTATGAAAAAATACTTTACCGGCGAGGTGACACCGCCCCGCCGCCGTGTAACGACCTGCCAGAAGTGCATTCGTACCGGCGATATTGAAAACGTCGGCATTACCGACCGCCACGGCACGTTCTTTGAAATGCTCGGCAATTTCTCCTTCGGTGATTACTTTAAGCATGAGGCCATTGCGTGGGCATGGGAGTTCTGCACGAAAGTAATGGAGATGCCTGAGGACCGGCTGTGGGTTACCATTTATTTGGACGATGACGAGGCGTTTGATATTTGGACCAAAGAAATCGGCGTATCGCCGGACCATATTGTCCGCCTTGGAAAAGAGGACAACTTCTGGGAACACGGTTCCGGTCCCTGCGGCCCTTGCTCCGAGATTTACTTTGACCGCGGCCCGGAACACGGCTGCGGCAAACCTACCTGTGGTGTCAGCTGCGACTGCGACCGCTACGTTGAATTCTGGAACGTTGTCTTTTCCCAGTTTAACTGTGACGGCCATGGCCATTATCCGCCCATGGAGCACCCGAATATTGATACTGGCATGGGGCTGGATCGACTGGCCTGCATTATGCAGAATGTTGATAATATGTTCCTTGTTGATACAGCACAAAACATTATGAAGACCATCGGCAGCATTGCTCATGTGGAGTACGGCAAAGACAAGCAGGCGGATATTTCCCTACGCGTCATTACCGACCATACACGTGCGGCAACCTTTATGATAGGTGACGGCGTTATGCCCAGCAATGAGGGCCGCGGCTACGTGTTGCGCCGTCTGCTGCGTCGTGCGGCTCGCCACGGGCGTTTGCTTGGTGTTCATGAACCGTTCCTCGCAAAGGTTGCCGAGTCGGTCATCCACGAAAATAAGGGTGCTTATCCGGAGCTGGAAGAAAAGGAAGCCATGATTCTGAAGCTGATTTCCGTAGAAGAAGAAAGCTTTTCCCGCACGATTGACCAGGGCTCGCAGCTGCTGGACGACATCATTGCGCAGAATAAGGATAAGGTCATTTCCGGTGACGATGCCTTTAAGCTTAGCGATACCTACGGCTTTCCCATTGACCTGACAAAAGAGATTGCTGCCGAACACGATATGACCGTTGATGAGGATACCTTCCAAAAGCGTATGCAGGAGCAGAAAGAGCGTGCTCGTGCGGCCCGTAAAAACGCCGGTGCAGATGCTTGGGCGGGTGAAAGTGACCTCCTGGAAAGTGTGCCGGAAACCGAGTTCCATGGCTATACCGAAAAGACGGTACAGGCAAAAGTCGTGGCAATTGTGAAGGATGGCAAACGGGCAGAGTCCGTGGACGCAGGCGATAAAATCGGACTGGTCCTCGACAAAACGACCTTCTACGGTGAAAGCGGCGGACAGGTTGGCGATATCGGTTCCATCAGTGCGGAAGACGCGGTGCTGCTGGTGCAGGATACCACGAAAAATCATGCCAAAAACTTTATCCATCACTGCACTGTACAGGTAGGCACCATTCGTGTCGGCGATACGGTGACAGCACAGCCGGACTGGAAGCGCCGGGAGTCCATCATGCGCAACCATACGGCGGCACATTTGCTGCAGGCGGCTCTGCGCCGTGTACTGGGCACACATGTGGAGCAGGCCGGGCAGTTGGTAAATGAAGAGCATGTGCGGTTTGACTTTACGCATTTTGCAGCCTTGACATCGGAAGAACTGCAGAAAGTAGAGAATATGGTCAATGACATTATCCTGGCGGCAGTGCCGGTAAAAGTGCGTGAGATGCCGATTGATGAGGCGAAAAAGCTGGGCGCAATGGCACTGTTCGGAGAAAAGTACGGCAAAATTGTGCGTGTCGTTTCTGCGGGCGATTTCAGCAAGGAATTCTGCGGCGGCACCCATGTGGACAATACAGCGAAGCTTGGACTATTTAAAGTCATTTCCGAAACCAGTGCGGCTGCCGGTGTGCGCCGCATTGAGGCGGTGACAGGCCGCGGTGTCAGCCGTTTACTGAACCAGAGCCTTTCCGTCATCAATCGTACGGCGGCTGCCTTAAAACTTAACAATGCTGCGGATTTGCCGGAACACGCGGAGCAGGTCGCCGCACAGCTGAAGCAGACGGAAAATGAGCTGGAAAAAGAAAAATCGAAACTGGCAGCTCAGAAGGTGGAACACCTGCTTGCCAATGCCAAAACGGCTGGCAGTGTGCGTGTCTGCACCGCAAAGGTGAACGGCGCGGACGCGGCTGCCCTGCGCACCATGTGCGACCAGGCCCGCAGCAGTGCAGATGATTTGGTGGCGGTTTTTGCCGGTGTGAACGGCGCAAAGGCCAATTTGGCAGTTGCTGTTGGCAAGCAGGCCCTGAAACAGGGCGCGCATGCCGGAAAGATTGCAAAGGCCGTGGCACAGCTCGCCGGCGGCAACGGCGGCGGCAAGCCCGATTTTGCTATGGCTGGTGCCCGTGACTTCAGCAAGCTGGATACAGCCCTGCAGGCCGCCGCGGGAATTGTTGCAGATATGGTAAAGTGA
- a CDS encoding peptidoglycan D,D-transpeptidase FtsI family protein: MQKTEKRVLWTLGVMLLLFAFCMAQLLQATLWRGTLAQTAATQQHLTLTFSAGRGTVYDRNMQALTGGRITYLTAVEPGRESAAALSRSLSKQQMQALYPQLKEGYPFFTYLPVRVKGEGVLSFPQQQRRPSHPLAPHLVGYLDGSGHGVCGAEKAFDKVLSSAASTTRITYTVDALRHPLPGEQPQVTSTAAGTSSSEVLTIDSGLQKLAETAAGTAFEKGAVVILKAGSGEILASASLPSFDPADLSKTVQQADGALVDRTLAPCSVGSVFKIAAAAAALENGLDPNAVYTCHGSETAGGFAFHCAGGESHGRITLQQALAQSCNSYFVSCMRKVPPTAFLQMARRLGFGQKTEIAPQLCGGAGTLPSLLELKNPRALANFSFGQGTLTASPMQVAAMVNAVASGGIYTRPSLSLGTANATGKIVVPAEKPAGTRAFTQRTADLIRDGMEMSAEKGTGRAGKPQYVKAAVKTATAQTGHYTAGKEDVVSWYAGFFPVDSPRYVVVIMEDGGSGGGVSCGPIFRRIADTLYPKD, translated from the coding sequence ATGCAGAAGACGGAAAAACGAGTTCTCTGGACGTTGGGCGTCATGCTGCTGCTGTTCGCTTTTTGTATGGCGCAGCTGCTGCAGGCAACGCTTTGGCGGGGAACTTTGGCACAGACGGCTGCCACACAGCAGCATCTTACCCTCACTTTTTCAGCGGGCCGCGGTACGGTATATGACCGGAATATGCAGGCGTTGACCGGCGGTAGAATCACCTATCTGACAGCGGTGGAGCCTGGGCGGGAGTCGGCGGCGGCGCTTAGCCGGTCACTGTCAAAGCAGCAAATGCAGGCACTGTATCCGCAGCTAAAAGAGGGGTATCCATTTTTCACCTATTTGCCGGTACGGGTGAAAGGGGAAGGTGTGCTGAGCTTTCCACAGCAGCAGCGCCGTCCCTCACATCCGCTGGCACCGCATTTGGTTGGCTATTTGGACGGCAGCGGGCACGGTGTCTGCGGTGCCGAAAAAGCCTTTGACAAGGTCCTTTCCAGCGCCGCATCGACAACCCGCATTACCTATACGGTGGATGCACTGCGGCACCCACTGCCGGGGGAACAGCCACAGGTCACTTCCACCGCGGCAGGCACATCGTCCAGCGAAGTGCTGACCATAGACAGTGGCCTGCAAAAGTTGGCGGAAACGGCGGCAGGAACGGCTTTTGAAAAAGGCGCCGTAGTTATCCTAAAAGCCGGAAGCGGTGAAATCTTAGCCAGTGCCAGTTTGCCGTCCTTCGACCCAGCGGACCTTTCAAAAACGGTGCAGCAGGCAGATGGAGCCTTAGTGGACCGCACCCTTGCACCATGCAGTGTGGGTTCGGTCTTTAAAATTGCTGCCGCGGCGGCAGCGCTGGAAAACGGGCTGGACCCAAACGCAGTGTATACCTGTCACGGCAGTGAAACGGCCGGCGGCTTTGCCTTTCACTGTGCGGGCGGAGAATCGCACGGCCGCATCACTTTGCAGCAGGCGCTGGCACAGTCCTGCAATTCGTATTTTGTATCCTGTATGCGGAAAGTACCGCCGACCGCTTTTCTGCAGATGGCGCGGCGGTTGGGATTTGGGCAGAAAACAGAGATCGCACCGCAGCTTTGCGGCGGTGCCGGAACGCTGCCGAGTTTGCTGGAACTCAAAAATCCGCGGGCGCTAGCAAACTTTTCATTTGGACAGGGAACACTGACGGCTTCCCCCATGCAGGTGGCAGCTATGGTCAATGCTGTTGCTTCCGGCGGCATTTATACGCGGCCATCGTTGTCGCTGGGCACTGCGAATGCCACAGGGAAAATAGTTGTGCCAGCGGAAAAGCCGGCCGGCACACGGGCCTTTACGCAGCGGACGGCGGACCTTATCCGTGACGGCATGGAGATGAGCGCCGAAAAAGGCACCGGGCGCGCGGGAAAACCGCAGTATGTTAAGGCAGCGGTGAAAACGGCAACGGCACAAACCGGACATTACACGGCGGGGAAAGAGGACGTAGTCAGCTGGTATGCGGGATTCTTTCCGGTGGATTCGCCGCGGTATGTTGTGGTCATTATGGAGGACGGCGGCAGCGGCGGCGGCGTCAGCTGCGGCCCAATCTTCCGCCGCATTGCGGATACACTGTACCCGAAAGATTGA